One window from the genome of Lentisphaerota bacterium encodes:
- a CDS encoding FAD-dependent oxidoreductase: MNTYSEPKRKLPIVGDYDVLVCGGGTSGIPSAISAARAGAKVALIERGIRFE; the protein is encoded by the coding sequence ATGAACACCTATTCCGAACCGAAAAGGAAACTTCCCATCGTCGGAGACTACGATGTCCTGGTGTGCGGCGGAGGCACCTCCGGTATTCCTTCGGCGATCAGCGCGGCGCGCGCCGGCGCCAAGGTCGCCTTGATCGAGCGGGGTATCCGGTTCGAGTGA